The DNA region CCTACGATGAGCCCCCAGAGCTCGTCAACCGCGAACTGGGACACATGCTATTACCCGGCTACCTTTGGCAACGCGCTAGCACCCTGGAGTCGCCCACTCTCTTCGTAACCCTTGCTCCGTCCAAGTACTCGAGCAGAGCGACTGCGAACTTCCTGGTGTTCCCGCACCTGTCGCGGAATTCCCCAGCGGTGAACGCCCGCCCCTCGGAGCCGAGTTCCCGCGCTATCTCGGACGCCCGGGAGAGGGCCTCCCGGTGGAAAAGAAGCTCGGGCCCTACTCTGACGAGCACGCCCAGATCGATCAGGTAATCGAGGATGGGCTCCGCGGATCGGGTCCCGGACCCGTGCAACCCCAGCCGGGCCAGGGCTTCCTCACGGTTTGGCGGGGACAGTAGGGCGTCCGCGAACATCTTCTCTAGCTCGCGTGCTCGGGTGGCTTGCTCAGCTGAAAGCGTGGGGACGTGCTCCGGGGCAGAAACCGCGGCGCCCACCTGCTTGAGGATGCCGCGGGCCTCCGCTGCGGCGATCAGGGAGGCAAAGACCTTCCCTTCCCAGCTTGGGCTGATGCGGGTCCGCAGCTCTTCCCTAGGCATTCCGGGCCGCAAGGGCGCCCTCGCATGGAAGTCTTTGAGCAGGGTCACGACATCCCCGATGAGCTCATCATGGTCTGACCTGGGAAGATAGAGAGGGGAGGAGTCGTCACCAAGTTGAACCAGAATACCGGACACCGTCGCTTCGCCCAGGACGCGTTCAGCAGCCGAATCCTCGATCCCGGCGGCGCGGGCCACGGCGGCTGCCTCCACCGGCGCCCTCCGGGAATGTGGGGAGCGGAGAAACCCCAACCGCCGCACAAACAAGGCCGCGGTCTCCAATAGGTCGTCTCCTGCGAGCGCCTCGAAGTCCCGGAGGGTCTCCGGCCGATGACGTCTCTGACGGAATGTAACACTCGAGAGGACCCTTCCCCCGCCCACTGTAGTCGCAGGAGAATAGGCGCGCACGATGAACCTGTCACCTCGCCCGGCGACGACCGGCTGCTCCAAATCCAGTTGAACGAAACCCTTCATGCCGGACAGGATCTCGTCAGACCCGATAATCCGCACTCTGCACATGATCTCCGCCGTGCCGAGGTGCACTCTCAGGCGGTCCATGTGCGCAACCGGCGCAGCTTCCGGCAGGATCTGCAGCTCGGCATCGACGAGAGTCGAGGGGACAAGCCTTCCGGGAGCCGCCAGAACCATTCCCCGTTCGATATCGGCGCGGTCAACCCCTGAGAGGTTCAGGGCGACCCTCTGGCCGCGGACTGCCTCCTCTTGGGGCGTGCCGTGAACCTCTATGCCGCGAACGCGTACCTCGCGACCGGGCGGAAGCAGCTCGAGCCTGTCGCCCGGACGCACGCGCCCGCCGGAGAGTGTGCCCGTTACTACAGTGCCGAGCCCCGGCGCCGCGAAAACCCGGTCCACGGGGAGCCTGGAGAAGCTCCACGGCTCAGAGGCCGCCAGAGCGCAATCAAGTGCGTGATCGATGGCTGAGACCAAGTCGGACAGGCCCTGCCCAGTAACGGCGGACACCGCAACGATAGGGGCCCTCGCGAGGCTGGTCCGGGAAAGCCGCGCGCGGACATCTTCCTTGACAAGCTCAAGCCAGTCCGATTCGACCAGGTCCGCCTTGGTGACCGCCACGACGCCGTGCTTCACTCCGAGAAGATGAAGAATGTTCAGATGTTCGTCTGTCTGGGGCATCACGCCCTCGTCCGCCGCGGCCACCAGAATGGCGACATCTACCCCAGTCGCCCCGGCGAGCATGTTCTTGATGAACCGCTCGTGCCCGGGCACGTCAACGACCCCGGCGACCCGCCCCGAAGGAAGCGCAAGCGGCGCGAATCCAAGCTCGATGGACATGCCCCTTTCCTGTTCCTCGCGAAGCCGGTCGGTGTTCACCCCGGTGAGGGCGCGGATGAGGGTCGTTTTGCCGTGGTCGACATGCCCCGCGGTGCCCACGATCCCGTGCCTCACTTCAACGCCTCCCCCAGGGCCGTCGCGGCCGCCCTGGCCACCGCATGCGCCACACAACTGAAATCCCGGTCGAATATAGTTCGCAGGTGAAGGCGGACGGAGTTGCCGGCAACTCGGGCTATCACCGGGGGGCGCCCCAGCCGGAGCAGTTCCGACAGATCTTGGGGCGGAAAGCCCTCGACTTGAACGGCGACGCTTGCGCCGGGTATGGAGACACCGGGCATGGAGCCTCCACCCGCCTCCGATGGATCATCTATCACTTCAACGAAGACGCGGGCGGTCTCGCCAGCCTGCCCCGGGCCGGCCTCTCGGGCTGCGGGAGCTCCAGCTTCGGACGCCATCGCCAGCCCGGCCTCGCGGAGCGCCTGGCGCGTCATATCAGCAAGGCTGTGGGCTCTCTGGACAAGCTCGGCGCGTGAGGACGTGAGCATGGACATCACCGGAATCTCCCGGATCGCTTCGTCTGGATCCGCCCAGGACGCAAGGACCGCGCACAAGGCTGCAAGGCTCAACTTGTCAATGCGAAGCGCGCGCGCCAGAGGGTTCCTCGCTATCTTCTCGATGAGGTCCGGCCTTCCCAGGATCAGGCCGCATTGGGGTCCCCCCAGGAGCTTGTCTCCGCTCACAGTAACGAGATCCACCCCGGCAGACAGCGCATCGC from Bacillota bacterium includes:
- the selB gene encoding selenocysteine-specific translation elongation factor produces the protein MRHGIVGTAGHVDHGKTTLIRALTGVNTDRLREEQERGMSIELGFAPLALPSGRVAGVVDVPGHERFIKNMLAGATGVDVAILVAAADEGVMPQTDEHLNILHLLGVKHGVVAVTKADLVESDWLELVKEDVRARLSRTSLARAPIVAVSAVTGQGLSDLVSAIDHALDCALAASEPWSFSRLPVDRVFAAPGLGTVVTGTLSGGRVRPGDRLELLPPGREVRVRGIEVHGTPQEEAVRGQRVALNLSGVDRADIERGMVLAAPGRLVPSTLVDAELQILPEAAPVAHMDRLRVHLGTAEIMCRVRIIGSDEILSGMKGFVQLDLEQPVVAGRGDRFIVRAYSPATTVGGGRVLSSVTFRQRRHRPETLRDFEALAGDDLLETAALFVRRLGFLRSPHSRRAPVEAAAVARAAGIEDSAAERVLGEATVSGILVQLGDDSSPLYLPRSDHDELIGDVVTLLKDFHARAPLRPGMPREELRTRISPSWEGKVFASLIAAAEARGILKQVGAAVSAPEHVPTLSAEQATRARELEKMFADALLSPPNREEALARLGLHGSGTRSAEPILDYLIDLGVLVRVGPELLFHREALSRASEIARELGSEGRAFTAGEFRDRCGNTRKFAVALLEYLDGARVTKRVGDSRVLARCQR